The window AAAAAACACCGCTAGTTTTGTTAAACCTATATCCCAAATATCCATTTTTTTATTCCATAATTCAATTAATTTCATAATATCCCTCTTTAAAATTTATTATTTGTTGCAGATTTAAAGAATCCTGCTATAAATCCAAGCATTGCACCAATTGCTATTAAATCTGGATTTGATATATCAAATATTTGCATAAATCCTTTAATTACTAATGAATTTAAGATGGGAATTATACTTATAATTGCTCCACTAATTGCACCCATAATCGCTCCAATACCTGCAAATAAAAATATTGCTAATATCCCAATTAAAATACCAAATATACTTCCCAATGCTAAATCCCAATTTTTTAAAAAATCCATTTATATCACCTATTTTTTACCAACTTTTTCTTCTTTCATTACATATTTAGCAATCATAAATACAACTAATGCTAATATTATGAAATTAATTATAGCAAATAAGAAATGCCCCCCTGCGATATTAACTGGCCCTAATGCAAATGTTGCTGTTTGCCAATTTCCCCCTGTAGAAGATAATAAAGGATTTGCAATAGGCATAATAATATCAGAAACTAATGCTTGAACTAATGCTGTTGCTGCACCTGCCATAATAAAAGCTACTGCAACTCCCAAGACTTTATATTCATTTAAAAATTCTTTAAATTCTTGAACTAATCCCATTTACATCACCACATACTACTAATTTAGATAAGTATTTAAAGTTTGAGTTTAATTTAAAATTTAATCATCTTTTTAA of the Candidatus Micrarchaeia archaeon genome contains:
- a CDS encoding MscL family protein, producing MGLVQEFKEFLNEYKVLGVAVAFIMAGAATALVQALVSDIIMPIANPLLSSTGGNWQTATFALGPVNIAGGHFLFAIINFIILALVVFMIAKYVMKEEKVGKK